The following DNA comes from candidate division WOR-3 bacterium.
ATTTCACCTGATGCTTGGCGTCAAGCATTATCATTTGTTGCTGAAGAGTTGACTTTAGTAAAATCTCGGCAGATTGAATTTACTCGGGAAAAAGAAGACATCACAAAAAAGTTAGATGCTTTGCGTCGAGAATTATCGGACATTCAAGCCAAAATGGAAAATCGTAAAGAAGTAATCGCAGAAGTCGAAGCCCAAAATCCAGATACCTATCCTATAGAACTGAGTTATGTCATTCCTTATGCGGTTAGTTGGGTTCCTTACTATGAATTACGTGCTGACCCTTCAGCCGGTAATGTTGAGATTAGTTATTTTGCGAAAATCAGCCAGCGCACCGGTGAAGATTGGGAACGAACAAAGTTAGTAATATCAACTGCCGCACCGGCTTTGGCCGGAGTTGCGCCCGAGCCTTATCCTTGGTTGGTTTCAATCGAAGAACCAAAACCAATTGCAACCAGAACTGCAGTGATGAGTGAAGAAGCAATTCAATATGCTGCACCAATGGAGGCAGCCAAGGCAGATATTGCAGTGCCCCGAATTGAGACCGGGATTTCTTTACAATATGTCATTGCTGGTCGCATCTCTTTACAAAGTGGCGAACCGGCAAAGAAGTTTTCTTTATATCGGGCAAAACTTCCTGCCGAATTTGAGTATTATACTCTACCCAAAGCCCAAGAACTCGCCTATCTTAAAGGAAGACTAAAAAATACCAGCGATTATGTCTTTCTACGCGGAGAAGCCAATACTTATGTTGGCGGTGAATTTACAGGTAAAACCGATATTTCGACCATCGCACCTGAAGAGTCAACAGAAATTAGTTTTGGAACTGACGAGCGGGTTAAAATCAAACGAGAGTTGATTAGGACTTTCATCACTTCATCAGGACTTTTCGGCAAAAGAGAACGAAGAGAGTTTATCTATAAGACCACGGTGGAAAACTTGCGACCCCGAGAAATTGAAATAAAACTGATTGAACAGATTCCGGTTTCTCAGCATAAAGATGTCGAAATAAAAGTTATTAAAATTGAACCGAAAGGATATGAAGAAGATAAAAATTTAGGCACATTTACTTGGCGACCGAAACTGGTTCAACAGCAAAAATTTATTGTGGAACTTAACTATTATGTGGAATATCCCAAAGGCAAAATCGTTACCGGTCTTTACTGAACTGACAATATCTTATAAAGAAAATACTTAGTTTCACAGTTAATAAATACTTAGATTCATAGTTAATAAACATCCCGGTGCGTTCGATAATACTTATTATCTGCACGGAAATCATAGCAAAAAATAGTCTGCGGGTTTCAAGTATCTTCTATAGCAAAAACTAAATTTTTTATTATCTTCAGATGCTAAGTATTGACAAATCATTTTATTCGTTTATGCTATTAATACGGGCCCGTAGTGTAGCCTGGTTTAACACGTCGCCCTGTCACGGCGAAGACCGCCAGTTCAAATCTGGTCGGGCCCGTTAAGAAATAAAACCGGAGTAAAAATTAGCCGTGAAAGAAAAATTCTTTAATACCAGACGAACTATCTTATTTATCATCTTAGGAATTTTAATAATTGTCTATATCAGCAATAAGTTCAGGTCCTATAAAATATTACAATTAAGACGAGTCCAGACTCAAGAGCAAAGTTTATTACATAAAGAAGTGCGGAAATTGTTAAAAGGACTTAAGGATAATAAAGACTCGCTGGTCTATTCGCTCTTTGATTCGGCATTTATCAAAGCAAATAATCTGGACTCTTTTATCTCAGTCTTACATCAGTGGCGTAACGGCCGAAAGATAAAAAAAATTAAAATCCAAAAACTTACTATTTTAGGTCGGGGTGGACATATTACCAGTTGGGTAACATTTGACAATCGCGAAAAGGTATTCTTGTATCAATCCTGGATTAAGACTAAAACCGGATGGAAGATTTTATGGCTTTCCAAACTTTTGCCCCAAAGTTTTGCGTATGCCGAGAATGATAGCAATGAGATTAAAAAAATAAAATTATTAGCCCTCGAACAATTAATTACTCGTCAAGGTATCAGAAGGGTCATCGGTGAAAATCCGATTCCAGAAACTTTAATTATCGCTTTAGCCCAAAATTCGAAAAAATTACACCTTCGGTTACAAGGTTACACAATCCGGGAATGGACCCATAACGAGATAAGAAAAAACTATTTTAAGACCGGTGCCCTATTTTTTCTTGAATTCGCCACAATCCGAATCCTCAATGATATTGCAACTTGTTATGTCGATATTAAACCCTTATACCTCCGAATTCCGCGATTGTCCCGAAATCGGGGATTACAACTATATTTTATAAAAGAAAATAACTCTTGGCAGTTTGATTCCTATGGTAGTAGATGGTAATTATTTTAACCCAATTGGATAAGTTCCTACTCCATATAAGAACTTCGCACTAAAGGACCAGCAACAACTTTAGTCAATCCCTTTTCTAAAGCGTAATTTTTATATTCGAGAAATCTTTGCGGACTAATATATTCTTGAACGGGTAAACATCTCTTATCTGGTTGCAGATACTGCCCAATGGTTAGAATGTTAACTTTAACTGCTAATAAATCATTGATTGTTGCCTTAACTTCTTGGTCCGTTTCACCTAATCCCAGCATAAAACCACTTTTTGTTACAAGGCCGGGTTTTATTTCCCGAGCAGTCTTTAATACCTGCAAAGAGAGTTGATAACTGGCTTTCGGGTCTCGAACTACCGGCGTTAATCGTTCGACAGTTTCTAAATTATGAGCCAAGACATCGCAACCTGCATCAATCACTTTGCTAATGGCTGATGTGCTTCCCGAAAAATCCGGAACCAGGACTTCCACTTTTATATTCTTATCGGTCTTTTTTATTAGGCGAATCGTTTTTGCAAATTCGTCCGCACCGCCATCTGATAAATCATCGCGTGTGACCGAAGTAATGACAACATAAGAAAGATTTAACATTTCAACTATCTCGGAAATTCTTAAGGGTTCGGTTTCATCAATATAACCATTAGGCCTGCCCGTCGGCACTGCGCAGAATTTACAATTTCGGGTGCAGATGTTACCAAGAATCATAAAAGTCATATGCCGGTTTTGCCAACAATGAATGCGGTTCGGACACTGGCCCGAAATACAGATGGTATTCAACTTCGCTGAGTTTAATTTCTTCTTAACCAACTCGTAGTTAGCACTCGCTGGCAGTTTGATTTTGAGCCAAGCCGGTTTCATATTTTACCTTTGCCAGATTAGACGCTTCTCACTTGCCTTGCTTTAGCCAAGAAAGATACTTTTGGTATCCTCGGGAAATATCTATCGCAATA
Coding sequences within:
- a CDS encoding mucoidy inhibitor MuiA family protein, which translates into the protein MFILFLLSLSTINVESKIDSVIVFSDRAVIVRKATVTLSGSETIRFPELSGMLDDNTVRVKSDGLRIGEVQIRRGYIEKPIGRVKVLKDSIKLLEDKVRNIENNLKVLEAKESFLNSVKLGSPEIINKELITGKISPDAWRQALSFVAEELTLVKSRQIEFTREKEDITKKLDALRRELSDIQAKMENRKEVIAEVEAQNPDTYPIELSYVIPYAVSWVPYYELRADPSAGNVEISYFAKISQRTGEDWERTKLVISTAAPALAGVAPEPYPWLVSIEEPKPIATRTAVMSEEAIQYAAPMEAAKADIAVPRIETGISLQYVIAGRISLQSGEPAKKFSLYRAKLPAEFEYYTLPKAQELAYLKGRLKNTSDYVFLRGEANTYVGGEFTGKTDISTIAPEESTEISFGTDERVKIKRELIRTFITSSGLFGKRERREFIYKTTVENLRPREIEIKLIEQIPVSQHKDVEIKVIKIEPKGYEEDKNLGTFTWRPKLVQQQKFIVELNYYVEYPKGKIVTGLY
- the lipA gene encoding lipoyl synthase; the encoded protein is MKPAWLKIKLPASANYELVKKKLNSAKLNTICISGQCPNRIHCWQNRHMTFMILGNICTRNCKFCAVPTGRPNGYIDETEPLRISEIVEMLNLSYVVITSVTRDDLSDGGADEFAKTIRLIKKTDKNIKVEVLVPDFSGSTSAISKVIDAGCDVLAHNLETVERLTPVVRDPKASYQLSLQVLKTAREIKPGLVTKSGFMLGLGETDQEVKATINDLLAVKVNILTIGQYLQPDKRCLPVQEYISPQRFLEYKNYALEKGLTKVVAGPLVRSSYME